The Vicinamibacterales bacterium genome window below encodes:
- a CDS encoding response regulator transcription factor, with product MGKVVIIDDDVELCRTVGAALESYGWTVEMVHSGKDGLQLLSSFNYDAIVLDWYMPDLVGTEVCKQYRSIGGNTPILFLTGAQDINHKELGFEAGADDYLTKPFDLRELRVRLMALLRRPAFISNDLIYKGFELNPKLRNLRFESLAVRLSLTEFSVLQLLFRFPDQLFSSKEVFERIWPSDTEVQDGSVRVHMHSLRRKMELAGMPEIVRTVRGSGYLLHYDQPPQH from the coding sequence TTGGGAAAAGTTGTCATTATTGATGACGATGTTGAACTGTGCCGAACAGTCGGTGCTGCCCTAGAGAGCTACGGCTGGACTGTTGAAATGGTTCATTCTGGCAAAGATGGTCTTCAGCTCTTAAGTAGTTTCAACTATGATGCAATTGTACTTGACTGGTATATGCCCGATTTAGTCGGTACAGAGGTTTGTAAGCAGTACCGAAGCATCGGCGGCAATACGCCTATTCTCTTTCTTACTGGCGCTCAAGATATCAATCATAAGGAACTCGGCTTTGAAGCTGGTGCAGACGATTACCTGACGAAGCCGTTTGATCTACGTGAGTTGAGGGTGCGTCTAATGGCCTTACTTAGGCGACCGGCCTTCATATCTAATGATCTAATTTACAAGGGTTTTGAACTCAATCCTAAACTTCGAAATCTGAGATTTGAATCACTAGCAGTTCGATTGTCTTTAACTGAGTTTTCGGTACTTCAACTCCTGTTTAGATTTCCGGACCAACTTTTTTCTTCGAAAGAAGTATTTGAGAGAATTTGGCCTTCAGATACGGAGGTACAAGATGGTTCAGTGAGAGTACACATGCACTCGCTTAGAAGGAAGATGGAGCTTGCTGGTATGCCGGAAATAGTCAGAACTGTTCGTGGTTCCGGCTATCTATTACATTACGATCAACCTCCGCAACATTGA
- a CDS encoding ATP-binding protein, which yields MKNSLRLSHKILLLVLVPVAVELIYLGMLMVLVDQLEVEFAKEVRGRKLVNVVNDIHTCIGKGSDAFIRYMQSRDPDEITAYENYLYQGGLNLASLERMLDAGNTKQQARVAKIKVLIGKAKVASTDLLHAIQGGNSHRLFLGVLGKKAADDVLRELNNINRDEQEELNHRRDAIELRRQHLKTALVSGAALNIIVAALAAIWIAGSLTRRIKRLVENSRRIGANVQLPEKLSGNDELAELDSALRRMARELAETMRKQRAMVEHATEVICSIDESCRFTEVSEAIESIWSYSPSDLIGRRLVSIIRADDQDRTLLAMNEAMQGSLITFENQVVKPNKTVADMSWSVRWVSEERAFFAVAHDISERKELERLKQEFVSIVSHDLRSPLSSLSLKLDLLASGVRGTLPEAALAEVAKAQANIQQLISLTGDLLDLERLETGKWHMHFRKRSLLGVLSDAVQSIQGICDLRNIEVLLPEQDVLIVVDGNRLVQVVINILSNSLKYAPEGQPIEIDFIQEGDFIKVIIADKGPGIPVEDQAAIFERFKQASQYTSKTPGFGLGLSICSQIIHAHGGTMGIESEPGHGCVFWFRIPKDQ from the coding sequence ATGAAGAATTCACTTAGACTGTCTCACAAGATTTTACTGCTAGTACTTGTTCCCGTTGCAGTTGAGCTTATCTACCTCGGTATGCTTATGGTGCTAGTTGATCAGCTCGAAGTAGAGTTTGCCAAAGAGGTTCGTGGGCGCAAGTTAGTCAATGTAGTAAACGATATTCACACATGCATCGGAAAAGGTTCGGATGCCTTCATCCGTTATATGCAGAGCCGCGATCCTGACGAAATCACAGCCTATGAAAATTACCTTTATCAGGGCGGCTTGAATCTCGCTTCTCTTGAGCGGATGCTAGATGCTGGTAACACTAAACAGCAGGCGAGAGTCGCTAAAATCAAGGTTCTTATCGGTAAAGCTAAAGTCGCGAGTACGGATCTTCTTCACGCTATACAAGGTGGAAACTCTCATCGCTTGTTTCTTGGAGTGCTAGGAAAAAAGGCCGCCGACGATGTTCTGCGCGAACTCAATAATATTAACCGCGATGAGCAAGAAGAGTTAAATCATCGAAGGGATGCAATTGAGTTACGACGGCAGCACTTGAAGACGGCGTTGGTTTCAGGAGCTGCTCTCAACATTATTGTTGCTGCATTGGCTGCAATTTGGATAGCCGGCAGTCTAACCCGGCGTATAAAAAGATTGGTGGAAAATTCACGCCGAATTGGAGCCAATGTGCAGTTGCCCGAGAAGCTCTCGGGCAACGATGAGCTTGCTGAGCTTGATTCGGCCCTTCGTAGAATGGCTAGAGAACTTGCAGAAACCATGCGCAAGCAACGTGCGATGGTTGAGCATGCTACCGAGGTTATTTGCTCAATTGATGAGTCTTGCCGCTTCACTGAAGTCAGTGAAGCCATTGAATCGATATGGAGCTACAGCCCCAGCGATCTGATAGGACGCAGACTTGTTTCGATTATTAGAGCCGATGATCAGGACCGGACGCTATTGGCAATGAATGAGGCGATGCAAGGAAGTCTTATCACTTTCGAAAACCAGGTTGTCAAACCAAATAAAACTGTTGCCGATATGTCTTGGTCAGTTCGCTGGGTTTCCGAAGAGCGAGCTTTCTTTGCGGTCGCTCACGATATCTCTGAGCGCAAAGAGCTAGAGCGATTGAAGCAAGAGTTTGTCTCGATCGTCAGTCACGACTTGCGGTCACCATTATCGTCTCTTTCTCTCAAGCTAGATTTGCTAGCCTCCGGTGTGCGCGGTACGCTGCCAGAAGCGGCACTCGCAGAAGTTGCTAAGGCTCAGGCAAACATTCAACAGCTCATAAGTTTGACCGGAGATCTCCTAGACCTGGAACGTCTTGAAACCGGAAAGTGGCATATGCATTTTCGTAAGAGATCATTGCTCGGCGTTTTGTCAGACGCAGTTCAGTCAATACAAGGCATTTGTGATCTGCGGAACATTGAGGTTTTGCTTCCGGAGCAAGATGTATTGATTGTCGTAGACGGAAACAGGCTTGTACAGGTTGTTATCAACATTCTTTCAAATTCACTTAAATATGCACCGGAAGGTCAGCCTATTGAGATCGACTTTATCCAAGAGGGCGATTTCATCAAGGTTATCATCGCTGATAAAGGTCCAGGAATTCCAGTTGAAGATCAAGCCGCTATCTTTGAAAGGTTCAAGCAGGCCAGTCAGTATACTTCAAAGACACCAGGGTTTGGTCTTGGTTTATCTATATGCAGCCAGATCATTCATGCTCATGGGGGAACAATGGGCATTGAAAGCGAGCCTGGGCATGGCTGTGTTTTCTGGTTTAGAATACCGAAGGATCAGTGA
- a CDS encoding tetratricopeptide repeat protein, translated as MLRQLKKSFLQLIPVIGICCASQLNLSCFAHSSDEAKSIFKQACNEALINSKHHLALRDFDLAIKLDPNNSMFYTKKGELLSHLQEDELAIETAKKAISLDQKNSRAWFVQGKSLGRMGRTEEGLQSLNKALKLDSNDADIWSARGRLYSVLGRWNQAEADMTKAIQLTKINNAALMDRITAREHLNKWPEVIADCSAALALNSSNRGRILRSRAGAYVALKDYARATSDLRDALKIWPDDIRIHQQLTAVYKMTGDRKGEMAESKIIQGLSKDF; from the coding sequence ATGTTGCGCCAGCTGAAAAAAAGTTTCTTACAATTGATTCCCGTTATTGGAATTTGCTGCGCAAGCCAGTTGAATCTTTCATGCTTTGCTCACAGTAGCGACGAAGCAAAGTCAATTTTTAAACAAGCCTGCAATGAGGCACTGATCAACAGTAAGCATCATCTAGCACTTCGCGACTTTGACCTGGCAATTAAGCTTGACCCAAACAATTCAATGTTCTACACCAAGAAGGGCGAGCTCCTTAGTCATCTTCAGGAGGATGAATTAGCGATAGAGACAGCCAAGAAAGCTATTTCGTTGGATCAGAAGAATAGCAGAGCGTGGTTTGTTCAAGGTAAATCACTAGGGCGAATGGGACGCACAGAGGAAGGTCTGCAGAGCCTGAACAAGGCGCTTAAGTTAGATTCAAACGACGCTGATATTTGGAGCGCTCGCGGGCGATTGTATAGCGTGCTCGGACGCTGGAATCAAGCCGAAGCAGACATGACCAAAGCTATCCAACTAACGAAAATAAACAATGCCGCCTTAATGGACCGAATCACAGCTAGAGAACATTTGAACAAATGGCCAGAAGTGATTGCGGACTGCTCTGCGGCTTTGGCTCTCAATTCATCCAACAGGGGTCGCATACTACGTTCTCGCGCAGGTGCATACGTCGCCTTAAAAGATTATGCGCGCGCTACTAGTGATCTAAGAGATGCACTAAAGATTTGGCCGGATGATATCAGGATTCATCAGCAGTTGACAGCTGTTTATAAAATGACGGGCGATAGAAAGGGTGAGATGGCTGAATCAAAAATTATTCAAGGACTGAGCAAAGATTTCTAA
- a CDS encoding universal stress protein, with protein MAGKRGGLVHYLVTFSGAEETGKVLSLAVHLAAANQARITILKVIADPHSVGIVAELIATEEPFVIATEELHQAVEKFVTDDIAITSVVWKAPEVGKGIVTATAELGADVVFVGTRDVSKQSGWFMENDPIAHYIVNHCPANIMLVRD; from the coding sequence ATGGCAGGAAAGAGAGGTGGTTTGGTGCATTATTTGGTGACATTTAGCGGCGCGGAAGAGACCGGGAAAGTGTTATCGCTTGCAGTTCATTTGGCAGCCGCTAACCAGGCGCGCATAACTATCTTAAAGGTGATTGCTGACCCGCATTCTGTGGGAATCGTCGCAGAACTTATAGCTACAGAAGAACCTTTCGTGATAGCTACTGAAGAGCTGCATCAAGCTGTTGAAAAATTTGTAACTGACGATATTGCTATTACTTCGGTTGTATGGAAAGCACCTGAGGTTGGAAAAGGCATCGTCACTGCCACCGCTGAACTTGGTGCCGATGTAGTGTTTGTTGGCACGCGGGATGTCTCCAAGCAATCAGGTTGGTTCATGGAAAATGATCCTATTGCACATTACATTGTTAACCATTGCCCAGCAAACATCATGCTGGTTCGAGATTAG